In Dromaius novaehollandiae isolate bDroNov1 chromosome 16, bDroNov1.hap1, whole genome shotgun sequence, one genomic interval encodes:
- the LOC112987276 gene encoding bactericidal permeability-increasing protein-like: MVPLLLLPLLLLLPAGPTLATSNPGLKGRVTPRALDYGRQFGLEMLRVLLQREHELNLTGRYRLPLLGELVFAVPRVHVHELHINDSAVAFSEAVGVRLAVRQAQIRLSAEWGAELGAARDGGTVEVRAGDVAVSAVLGVSADADGRPAVWSAGCDSSVGHLRLDFRRGQSWIYNLLAPVLQGPLRLELNKHLCPELHRGIRRLEDVLGTLQVSAQLDPVAAIDYSLLQRPEITAEHGDVSLKGEFFGVAGHRQSPFSAAPVLLPAAREPMLLLAVTDFVANSAAFVYFTAGALRWTVTGSMLPRRFPLRLRTKSLGLFSPRLQELYPDQPVELRLSARRQPLLSCRPDGLRLALFGSAEAVVVLPNATRVSAFLLDIDANVTGKPLLTANRIGGSVSLVGLSVTQVESHVGPLEVENLENLLNLGLRVFGVPLANRKLRAGFPLPTGHRLRLLNPRVTLQEGFALIATDLQYEP, from the exons ATggtcccgctgctgctgctgccgctgctgctgctgctgcccgccggcCCGACGCTGGCCACCTCCAACCCCGGCCTCAAGGGCAGGGTGACCCCGAGGGCCCTGGACTACG GCCGGCAGTTCGGGCTGGAGATGCTGCGGGTGCTGCTGCAGCGGGAGCACGAGCTGAACCTGACGGGCCGGTACCGCCTGCCGCTGCTGGGGGAGCTCGTCTTTGCCGTGCCCCG GGTCCACGTCCACGAGCTGCACATCAACGACTCGGCCGTGGCCTTCTCGGAGGCCGTGGGCGTGAGGCTGGCGGTGCGGCAGGCGCAGATCCGGCTCAGCGCCGAGTGGGGAGCCGAGCTGGGGGCAGC GCGTGACGGCGGCACCGTGGAGGTCCGCGCGGGCGACGTGGCCGTGTCGGCGGTGCTGGGGGTGAGCGCGGACGCCGACGGCCGCCCCGCGGTCTGGAGCGCCGGCTGCGACTCCAGCGTCGGCCACCTGCGCCTGGACTTTCGCCGTGGGCAGAG CTGGATCTACAACCTCCTGGCGCCGGTGCTGCAGGGACCCCTGAGGCTGGAGCTCAACAAGCAC ctctgccCCGAGCTGCATCGCGGCATCCGCAGGCTCGAGGACGTCCTGGGAACCCTGCAAG TGTCCGCCCAGCTCGACCCCGTCGCCGCCATCGACTACTCGCTGCTGCAGAGGCCGGAGATCACGGCGGAGCACGGGGACGTCAGCCTCAAG GGGGAGTTCTTCGGGGTGGCCGGGCACCGGCAGAGCCCCTTCTCGGCGGCGCCCGTgctgctgcccgccgcccgcGAGCCCATGCTGCTCCTGGCCGTCACCGACTTCGTCGCCAACTCCGCGGCCTTCGTGTACTTCACGGCCGGCGCGCTGCGCTGGACCGTCACCGGCAGCATG CTCCCGCGGCGCTTCCCGCTCCGGCTGAGGACCAAGAGCCTGGGGCTCTTCTCCCCGCGG CTGCAGGAGCTTTACCCGGACCAGCCCGTGGAGCTGCGCCTCTCGGCCCGCCGGCAGCCCCTGCTCTCCTGCCGCCCCGACGGCCTGCGCCTGGCCCTCTTCGGCTCCGCAGAGGCCGTCGTGGTCCTGCCCAACGCCACCCGCGTCTCCGCTTTTCTGCTGGACATT GATGCCAACGTGACGGGGAAGCCGCTCCTCACCGCGAACAGGATCGGGGGCTCTGTGAGCCTGGTGGG CCTCAGCGTGACGCAGGTGGAGTCGCACGTGGGGCCGCTGGAG GTGGAGAACCTGGAGAACCTGCTGAACTTGGGGCTGCGGGTGTTCGGGGTGCCCCTGGCGAACC GGAAGCTCCGGGCTGGATTCCCGCTGCCCACCGGGCACCGCCTCCGCCTGCTCAACCCCCGCGTCACGCTGCAGGAG